The proteins below are encoded in one region of Triticum aestivum cultivar Chinese Spring chromosome 1B, IWGSC CS RefSeq v2.1, whole genome shotgun sequence:
- the LOC123133629 gene encoding glycine-rich protein 2 (The sequence of the model RefSeq protein was modified relative to this genomic sequence to represent the inferred CDS: added 52 bases not found in genome assembly), with protein sequence MGERVKGTVKWFNVTKGFGFISPDDGGEDLFVHQSSIKSDGYRSLNENDAVEFEIITGDDGRTKANDVTAPGGGALSGGSRPVEGGGDRGGRGGYGGGGGGYGGGGGGYGGGGGGYGGGGGGYGGGGYGGGGGGGRGCYKCGEEGHISRDCPQGGGGGYGGGGYGGGGGGGGGRECYKCGEEGHISRDCPQGGGGGGGYGGGGGRGGGGGGGGCFSCGESGHFSRECPNKAH encoded by the exons ATGGGGGAGAGGGTCAAGGGAACCGTGAAGTGGTTCAACGTCACCAAGGGGTTCGGCTTCATCTCCCCGGACGACGGCGGCGAGGACCTTTTCGTCCACCAGTCCTCCATCAAGTCCGACGGCTACCGCAGCCTCAACGAGAACGACGCCGTTGAGTTCGAGATCATCACCGGCGACGACGGACGCACCAAGGCCAACGACGTCACCGCACCGGGAGGAGgggcgctctccggcggctcccgcCCTGTCGAAGGCGGTGGTGACCGCGGGGGCCGTGGCGGctacggaggcggcggcggtggctacggcggcggcggtggcggctacggaggcggtggtggcggctacggcggtggcggtggcggctacggtggcggtggctatggaggcggcggtggcggcggccgtggGTGCTACAAGTGTGGCGAGGAGGGCCACAT ggaggaggcggcggcggcggcggcggccgtgagtGCTACAAGTGCGGCGAGGAGGGCCACATCTCCAGGGACTGCccccagggcggcggcggcggcggtggctacggaggcggtggcggccgtggtggtggcggcggcggtggcggctgcttCTCCTGCGGCGAGTCTGGCCACTTCTCCCGCGAGTGCCCCAACAAGGCCCACTAG